The sequence below is a genomic window from Nitrospira sp..
CCGGTGCATGGAGTTTTCGATTTCCAACTTCCGCCGTCGCAGGGCGTTCGCCACGTTGATCAGGACTTCGTTCGCCTCGAAGGGCTTGATGATGTAGCCGAAGGCGCCCATATCCAATGCCGCGTTCGCGAGCACCGGGCTGTCGAGGCCGGTGATCATGATGACGGCGGTGCTGGGATACTGCGTGAGGATATGGCGGATGAGATCCATGCCTGACTCGCCCGGCATGTTCACATCGCAGAGCACCATGGCAAACGACCCGCTCTCCATCCGCTGTCTCGCTTCGCGCGCCTCGCCGGCCAGGGTGACCTGATAGCCGTGGGGCTGCAGCAAATAGCCTAAGAGGCGACGAATGGGCTCCTCGTCATCCACAATGAGAATATTGCGGTTTTCCAGAATCGATTGTTGGGTGGACACTTCACTCACGCTCGGAATGCTCATACACGTTGGCTCGCTGGTTGAGGTCAATGAGAGGCGCAGCCGGGATGTTTTCAGGGCTAGCGTCTGTATCGGTTGTCAGGTCCGAAGTCTAAAGTGCGCGAAGCACTATTGCACTATTGGAGGTCTGCACCTTCTGTGCCATTGGGTGGTTTCTCGAAGAGGCTGCTCAATTCCGGCACGCGGAAGCCAGAGCAGGGGTCATCTGGATCACCCGTGCACCAAGATCCTACAGGCGTTGACCAGAAGGTCGTGACGCTGCTGTCAACTCTGACAGCGGCCGGGGGCGAACCACTGCTAGTTCTTCCCGACATCTGAGAGTGGATTATACAGAGGCACTCCGTGAACGCCAGCCGAAACGCGGTTTGCGAACGGCTCTGCCTCGAGCCTGGTGCATTTGCTCTTTGAAGGGCCCTTCACTATAATCCGCTTTTTGAAATTGACGGGCGATGAAGGAGCGTGACTGAATGGCAAGCGGGGCAGGGTTGGGACGCATCGACGGGCGACGCCGGGATCAAATCCGGCCGGTGAAGGTCACGCGCAATTTTACGAAACATGCCGAAGGCTCCGTCCTGATCGAGATGGGGGATACCAAGGTGATCTGCACCGCCTCGATCGAGGAAAAGGTGCCTCCGTTTCTAAAGGGAAAAGGCACGGGCTGGGTGACGGCAGAATATGCCATGCTCCCGAGAGCCACGCATGATCGATCGCCTCGCGAGTCGGTCAAGGGCAAGCAAGGCGGGCGCACGCTGGAGATTCAACGGTTGGTCGGGCGGGCGCTCCGTGCGGTGATCGACACGAGCCGATTGGGGGAACGGACCATTTGGATCGACTGCGATGTCATCCAGGCTGACGGCGGCACCCGCACGGCCTCTATCACCGGATCGTTCATCGCCCTCGCGGATGCCGTCGCTGTGCTCAAAAAGCGGGAGCTGATCAAGGTCAATCCGCTGACCGATTACCTCGCGGCCATCAGTATCGGCAAGGTCGGCGGCCATGTGATGGTGGATCTGGCCTACGAAGAAGATTCGCACGCCGAAGTGGACATGAATCTGGTGATGACCGGCGCCGGACAATATGTCGAGATCCAAGGGACGGCTGAACGGACCCCGTTCAACAAAAAAGATATGGACGAATTCCTCGACCTGGGGTGGGGAGCGATCCGTGAGTTGGTGACGTTGCAGAAGTCGCTGATCGGGGCATTGAGTTAAGCATGCGTATCGTGCTGGCGACCAGGAATCCGCACAAGAAGCAGGAACTCATCGCCTTGTTGCGCGGCCTGAACATCACGATTCTCACGCTGGATGATTTTCCTGACGCGCCCGAGGTGGTGGAAGACGGGGACACCTGCGACGCCAACGCCATGAAGAAGGCGGTGGAGATTGCGCGGTTCACGGGGCTTACGGCGGTGGCGGACGATACGGGGTTGGAAGTCGATGCCTTGGATGGCCGTCCTGGCGCCTTCGCCGCCCGCTACGCAGGTGAACATGCCACCTATGAAGACAATTGCCGGAAGTTGTTGCAGGAACTCCGGGGCCTTCCGGCTGAACGACGGAGTGGCCGCTTCGTGACCGTTGCAGCCATTGCCACGCCGGACGGTGCTCAACTGTCAGCCAAGGGCGTCTTAGAAGGCGTGATTGCCGAACAGCCGATTGGATCACATGGTTTCGGATATGATCCAGTGTTTGTGTTGCCGGAATACGGTCAAACTCTGGCGCAGTTGTCGCCGGAGCTCAAAAATCGCATCAGCCATCGTGCCCGCGCCTTCAATCAGGCGAGGACCTTGCTCCAAGGCATGATGGCCGAACCACGCTCAGTCGGGGCGTAGCGCAGCTCGGTAGCGCGCCTGCTTTGGGAGCAGGATGTCGGAGGTTCAAATCCTCTCGCCCCGACCAACTTATTCATCCTCAACCACAATCCCACACCCTGACCGTCAACCAAGCGCGCCTCGGATCTCGATCCACGCCACCAGACCATGGCCTCTGAATAGGATGCGCTGAACCGCATTTCCTCCCAACCTTGGCTTGAGGGTAGCCTCTCAACCATCACCGGAAGAGCCCATCAAGGGCTTTATCCAGTCGCCCTTCATGAAAGTCTGCGTAAGATAGAGGCGAGGCGAATAGGCCGCATCCAACACTTGAAGGTTGAATGGCCCACCTCGCCTTCAC
It includes:
- the rdgB gene encoding RdgB/HAM1 family non-canonical purine NTP pyrophosphatase — translated: MRIVLATRNPHKKQELIALLRGLNITILTLDDFPDAPEVVEDGDTCDANAMKKAVEIARFTGLTAVADDTGLEVDALDGRPGAFAARYAGEHATYEDNCRKLLQELRGLPAERRSGRFVTVAAIATPDGAQLSAKGVLEGVIAEQPIGSHGFGYDPVFVLPEYGQTLAQLSPELKNRISHRARAFNQARTLLQGMMAEPRSVGA
- the rph gene encoding ribonuclease PH, translated to MASGAGLGRIDGRRRDQIRPVKVTRNFTKHAEGSVLIEMGDTKVICTASIEEKVPPFLKGKGTGWVTAEYAMLPRATHDRSPRESVKGKQGGRTLEIQRLVGRALRAVIDTSRLGERTIWIDCDVIQADGGTRTASITGSFIALADAVAVLKKRELIKVNPLTDYLAAISIGKVGGHVMVDLAYEEDSHAEVDMNLVMTGAGQYVEIQGTAERTPFNKKDMDEFLDLGWGAIRELVTLQKSLIGALS